The Hymenobacter sp. GOD-10R genome includes a window with the following:
- a CDS encoding SusC/RagA family TonB-linked outer membrane protein — MSSSLPSSRFSCTVKRLLLTQALSLSLFTSIAGAHPSSAQQLLDQPITLRAKGETIKSVLGKIETQTATHFLYSRELIGASRRVSIDAVDKPLADVLNDMLAPLQIRYELVKDGIILNPVAADGTVTGRVVDAKGEGIPGVTVILEGTTLGASTDATGAYTISNVPAGSYTLITSYVGYNANRIPVNVTGGQTTTVANSTLAENTTLLNEAVVVGYGTQRRQDVTGSVATVTSKDFVQGQVTNPEQLIQGKVAGVQITTNGGAPGSASTIRIRGGSSLNASNDPLIVIDGVPVETNNFTGSSNPLSLINPNDIETYTVLKDASATAIYGSRASNGVILITTKKGVQGEKLTVSVNSQTSIARRYNSVPVLSADDFRSTVNRVAPGKTGLLGTASTNWQDEIFRTATTFDNNVSVGGAVGKLPFRASYGNLSQQGILITNRLIRNTGSLSLNPVLLDNHLRVNVNVKGSWIDNNFADNAAVGSAVAFDPTQPVNSGVESYGGYFEYLQSAGGAPQLNVPRNPVAQLRLTRDRSTVKRSIGNIQLDYSLHFLPDLHANVNLGYDITRSNGSKLIGSNSAATYVNVPLDPANTSVRGGSFNRYTQNRDNKLLEAYLNYTKQFGSNNRLEVLGGYSYQDFIREEPAFATYLGDQSTVFKAAATNPFRTQYTIISFYGRANVTLRDRYIFTGTLRNDASSRFSPDNRNALFPAASFAWRLKEESFLKDNTTLSELKFRVGYGITGQQDIVAAAGSDYPYIQRYSRNVPTAQYSYFDQTTGTYVYLTPYSPQGFNRNLKWEQTATYNAGIDFGFLDGKLNGSIDAYYRKTKDLLAVIPIPLLTNFTNQLVSNVGSLENKGIEFNLNASPVQNEHWNWSLNANATYNVNKILSLGTQAADFVGIETNNGGTVAGGTGTNIGIYSVGAPSSSYYVYKQVYGENGKPLQDVYADLNGDGKVDVNDRYLYKQSAPRVILGFSSNLSYDRLSLAFTMRSLLGNYNYNNINSNSGNYYGINGSTNFLSNVTKDANNTGFTLTSQQRYSSDYYIQNASFLRMENITLGYNVGKVFHEKGNLRLTAAVQNAFLITKYSGLDPEIFNGIDNNIYPRPRTFTFGLNLNL, encoded by the coding sequence ATGTCCTCTTCGCTACCATCCTCACGCTTCTCTTGCACCGTCAAGAGGCTGCTGCTTACGCAGGCGCTCAGTTTAAGCCTATTTACCAGCATTGCAGGCGCGCATCCTTCTAGTGCGCAACAATTGCTGGATCAACCCATTACGCTACGCGCTAAGGGTGAAACTATCAAGTCCGTTCTGGGGAAAATTGAAACCCAAACGGCTACTCATTTCCTGTATAGCCGCGAGCTGATCGGAGCCAGCCGCCGAGTATCCATTGATGCGGTTGACAAGCCTCTGGCCGACGTGCTCAACGACATGTTGGCGCCCCTGCAAATTCGCTACGAACTGGTGAAGGATGGCATCATCCTCAACCCCGTCGCTGCCGATGGTACCGTTACGGGCCGGGTAGTTGACGCCAAAGGTGAAGGCATCCCTGGTGTAACGGTTATCTTGGAAGGCACGACCCTAGGTGCGTCTACGGATGCTACCGGCGCTTATACGATTTCCAACGTACCCGCTGGCTCCTACACCCTTATTACCTCGTACGTAGGCTACAACGCCAACCGCATTCCGGTGAACGTAACCGGCGGCCAAACAACAACGGTAGCCAACTCTACCCTAGCTGAAAACACGACCCTGCTCAACGAGGCGGTGGTCGTAGGCTACGGCACCCAGCGCCGCCAAGACGTAACGGGGTCGGTAGCTACTGTTACATCGAAGGACTTTGTACAAGGCCAAGTAACGAACCCTGAGCAGCTTATTCAGGGCAAAGTAGCAGGCGTACAAATTACCACTAACGGCGGTGCCCCTGGTTCGGCTTCTACCATTCGTATCCGGGGTGGCTCGTCGCTGAACGCCAGTAACGACCCGCTTATCGTTATTGATGGCGTGCCGGTGGAAACCAACAACTTCACTGGTTCATCCAACCCGCTCAGCCTCATCAACCCGAACGACATCGAAACCTACACCGTGCTGAAAGACGCTTCGGCCACGGCTATCTATGGTTCGCGCGCTTCGAACGGGGTTATTCTTATTACCACCAAGAAAGGCGTACAGGGCGAGAAGCTAACGGTAAGCGTTAACTCTCAGACGTCTATCGCGCGCCGCTACAATTCGGTGCCAGTGCTTTCGGCCGACGATTTCCGGTCAACGGTAAACCGCGTGGCGCCTGGCAAAACGGGCTTGCTAGGTACTGCTAGCACAAACTGGCAAGACGAAATCTTCCGCACGGCTACTACCTTCGATAACAATGTCAGCGTGGGTGGTGCCGTAGGCAAGCTGCCTTTCCGCGCTTCTTACGGTAACCTAAGTCAGCAAGGCATTCTGATTACGAACCGACTGATTCGTAACACGGGCTCGCTTAGCCTGAACCCGGTGCTGCTCGACAACCATTTGCGCGTGAACGTGAACGTGAAAGGTTCATGGATCGACAACAACTTCGCCGACAATGCTGCCGTTGGCTCGGCCGTGGCGTTCGACCCGACGCAGCCTGTAAATAGCGGCGTGGAAAGCTACGGTGGCTACTTCGAATACCTGCAAAGCGCAGGCGGTGCCCCTCAGCTAAACGTACCGCGCAACCCCGTGGCGCAGCTTCGCCTGACGCGCGACCGGAGCACCGTGAAGCGTAGCATCGGCAACATCCAGCTCGACTACAGCCTGCACTTCCTGCCCGATCTGCACGCTAACGTAAACCTAGGATACGACATCACGCGCAGCAACGGCTCCAAGCTGATTGGCTCGAACTCGGCTGCTACTTACGTGAACGTGCCACTTGACCCCGCCAACACGAGCGTACGGGGTGGTTCATTTAACCGCTATACCCAGAACCGCGACAACAAGCTGCTGGAAGCTTACTTGAACTATACCAAGCAGTTCGGTAGCAACAACCGCTTAGAAGTACTCGGCGGTTACTCCTACCAGGACTTCATTCGGGAGGAGCCGGCGTTTGCTACCTACCTAGGCGACCAATCCACGGTGTTCAAAGCCGCTGCTACGAACCCGTTCCGCACTCAGTATACGATTATCTCGTTCTACGGCCGAGCCAACGTAACGCTACGCGACCGGTACATCTTCACGGGTACACTGCGTAACGACGCTTCTTCGCGCTTCTCGCCCGACAACCGCAATGCGTTGTTCCCCGCCGCCTCCTTCGCATGGCGTCTGAAGGAAGAGTCTTTCCTGAAAGACAATACGACGCTTTCTGAGCTGAAATTCCGGGTGGGTTACGGTATCACCGGTCAGCAGGATATTGTGGCTGCTGCTGGTAGCGACTATCCCTACATTCAGCGCTATTCGCGGAACGTACCCACGGCGCAGTACAGCTACTTCGACCAGACGACGGGCACGTATGTCTACCTGACGCCTTACTCACCGCAGGGCTTCAACCGTAACCTGAAGTGGGAGCAAACCGCTACTTACAACGCTGGTATCGACTTCGGCTTCCTAGATGGTAAGCTGAACGGCTCGATTGATGCCTACTACCGCAAGACCAAAGACCTGCTGGCCGTTATTCCAATCCCGTTGCTGACCAACTTCACCAACCAGCTCGTGTCGAACGTAGGTTCTTTGGAGAACAAGGGTATCGAATTTAACCTGAATGCCTCGCCCGTACAAAACGAGCACTGGAACTGGAGCCTGAATGCTAACGCCACGTACAACGTGAACAAAATCCTGTCGCTCGGTACGCAAGCGGCTGATTTCGTAGGCATCGAGACCAACAATGGTGGCACGGTAGCGGGTGGTACGGGTACCAACATTGGCATCTACAGCGTGGGGGCACCTTCTTCCTCTTACTACGTGTACAAGCAAGTGTACGGGGAAAACGGCAAGCCTTTGCAGGATGTGTACGCTGACCTCAACGGCGATGGCAAAGTGGACGTGAACGACCGTTACCTCTACAAGCAATCGGCGCCGCGTGTTATCCTCGGTTTCAGCTCAAACCTGAGCTACGATCGTCTGAGCCTAGCTTTCACGATGCGTAGCCTGTTGGGTAACTACAACTACAACAACATCAACTCGAACAGCGGTAACTACTACGGCATCAACGGCTCAACCAACTTCCTGAGCAATGTGACCAAGGACGCCAACAACACCGGCTTTACCCTGACGAGCCAACAGCGTTACTCTTCGGACTACTACATTCAGAATGCTTCGTTCCTGCGGATGGAAAACATCACGCTGGGCTACAACGTGGGCAAGGTGTTCCATGAAAAGGGGAATTTGCGCTTGACTGCTGCTGTTCAGAATGCCTTCCTGATTACGAAGTACAGCGGCCTCGACCCCGAGATTTTCAACGGGATTGACAACAACATCTATCCCCGGCCCCGCACCTTCACCTTCGGTCTGAATCTGAACCTTTGA
- a CDS encoding RagB/SusD family nutrient uptake outer membrane protein yields MKLFNSSRHTLALALVSSVLVAASSCTKDLDRVPTYDLSTETIYKDLAGYQAVAAKVYSGFAVTGGQGPDATTGDIQGIDQGTSDYIRQLWSAQELTTDEAVIAWNDPGVQDFHNMNWTTSGVFVRGLYSRILYEVTLCNGFLSEATDAKLADRNITGNDATTARALRAEVRFLRALSYYHALDLYGNPPFATENDEIGGTTPPKQISRADLFKYIEQELIAIDADLVAPGQNVYGRADKAAAWTLLAKLYLNAQVYTGTARYADCATYAKKVIDSGAYSLTTRYANLFRTDNNTSREIIFPIVYDGKRTQTYGGTTFITHAAIAGTADANWNPARYGVGGGWGGIRTTANLYQQFPDTAADSRGKFVTGGQTRDIVLQTDFKYGYVPIKFKNISSTGVAGTDPTFVDTDFPMFRLADVYLMYAEAALRGGGDQGLALTYVNRVRTRAFNNTAAGNITATNLTLDFLLNERSRELFWEATRRTDLIRYGRFTGSTYLWPWKGGVAAGTSVPEFRNLFPIPSADLSVNRNLVQNAGY; encoded by the coding sequence ATGAAACTCTTTAATTCATCCCGTCATACGCTAGCGCTGGCTCTAGTCTCTTCGGTCTTGGTAGCCGCTTCTTCGTGCACCAAGGACCTGGACCGCGTGCCAACCTACGATCTTAGCACGGAAACTATTTACAAGGACCTAGCTGGTTATCAAGCCGTAGCGGCGAAGGTATACAGCGGCTTTGCCGTAACAGGTGGCCAGGGTCCTGATGCCACTACCGGTGACATTCAAGGTATCGACCAAGGTACTTCCGACTACATCCGGCAGCTGTGGAGTGCCCAGGAGTTGACCACTGACGAGGCCGTTATTGCCTGGAATGACCCAGGCGTACAGGACTTTCACAACATGAACTGGACTACCAGTGGCGTGTTTGTACGAGGCCTTTACAGCCGTATTCTCTACGAGGTAACGCTGTGCAATGGCTTTCTATCCGAGGCGACCGATGCGAAGCTAGCTGATCGTAATATCACGGGAAATGATGCTACCACGGCGCGGGCTTTGCGGGCAGAAGTGCGCTTCCTGCGGGCTCTCTCCTACTATCACGCGTTGGATTTGTACGGTAATCCGCCGTTCGCCACGGAGAACGACGAAATCGGTGGCACTACGCCGCCGAAGCAAATCAGCCGAGCCGATCTATTTAAATACATCGAGCAAGAACTCATAGCTATTGATGCTGACCTGGTAGCACCTGGCCAGAACGTATACGGCCGGGCTGATAAGGCCGCTGCTTGGACGTTGCTCGCCAAACTCTACCTGAATGCGCAGGTATACACGGGCACGGCTCGCTACGCCGATTGCGCTACGTACGCAAAGAAGGTAATCGACAGTGGCGCTTACTCGCTCACAACGCGTTACGCGAACCTGTTCCGCACTGATAACAACACCAGCCGCGAGATTATCTTCCCGATCGTGTACGACGGCAAGCGGACCCAAACCTACGGTGGTACTACCTTCATTACGCACGCCGCTATTGCCGGTACGGCCGATGCTAACTGGAACCCTGCTCGCTACGGCGTAGGCGGCGGTTGGGGCGGTATTCGCACCACAGCCAACCTCTACCAGCAGTTCCCAGATACGGCTGCCGATAGCCGCGGTAAGTTCGTGACGGGTGGTCAGACGCGTGACATTGTCTTGCAGACCGACTTCAAATATGGCTACGTGCCGATTAAGTTCAAGAACATTTCCTCTACCGGCGTAGCAGGCACCGACCCTACATTCGTCGACACCGACTTCCCCATGTTCCGCCTAGCCGACGTGTACCTGATGTACGCGGAAGCAGCCCTACGTGGTGGCGGCGACCAAGGCCTAGCCCTAACTTACGTGAACCGCGTACGCACCCGCGCCTTCAACAACACGGCGGCCGGCAACATCACCGCAACGAACCTGACGCTGGACTTTCTCCTGAACGAACGTTCGCGCGAGCTATTCTGGGAAGCTACCCGCCGCACTGACCTCATCCGCTACGGCCGCTTCACGGGCTCTACTTACCTGTGGCCCTGGAAAGGTGGCGTAGCAGCCGGCACGAGCGTACCGGAGTTCCGCAACTTGTTCCCTATTCCCTCAGCCGACTTGAGCGTGAACCGCAATCTGGTTCAGAACGCTGGCTACTAA
- a CDS encoding SusE domain-containing protein: MKNWLTQALAGLFAIATLSLASCEKDEVKATLKPNSTPTLTASTNTVALLQANSAQTAVTYTWTPITAFTWSEVEHPYNPTVTYNIQVDKQGNNFAAPVSIGAGAGPTTVLTVDALNSSLTTLGLTPGTATPLEVRLQASYAANSPLFSPTVPLTATIYKACVPPNADTWSIIGPAGVDWDTDVQLTYNCDLKAYTITRALKAGAFKFRLNKAWTTSYGSTSTRNSSGTAPIDTNPGNDIMVTTAGTYTIILDLNNKTYSLKQ, translated from the coding sequence ATGAAAAATTGGCTTACCCAAGCGCTGGCGGGCCTGTTTGCCATAGCAACGCTTTCTTTAGCATCTTGTGAGAAAGATGAAGTAAAGGCCACGCTAAAGCCTAACAGCACTCCTACGCTCACGGCTTCTACCAACACGGTAGCACTGCTCCAGGCAAACAGCGCGCAAACTGCCGTTACCTATACCTGGACGCCCATCACTGCCTTCACCTGGAGCGAGGTTGAACACCCCTATAATCCGACTGTTACCTACAATATCCAAGTAGATAAGCAAGGCAACAACTTTGCGGCGCCCGTATCAATTGGTGCTGGTGCAGGTCCTACCACGGTGCTCACCGTAGATGCTCTGAATTCGAGCCTGACGACCCTAGGTCTTACCCCGGGCACAGCGACGCCGCTGGAAGTGCGTTTGCAGGCTAGCTATGCTGCCAACAGCCCGTTATTTTCACCAACTGTTCCGCTCACGGCTACCATCTACAAGGCATGCGTACCACCTAACGCAGATACGTGGTCGATTATCGGACCCGCAGGTGTTGATTGGGACACGGATGTACAGCTTACTTACAATTGCGACCTGAAAGCCTACACCATCACGCGTGCGCTGAAGGCAGGTGCGTTCAAGTTTCGCTTAAACAAGGCTTGGACCACCAGCTACGGCTCTACCAGCACAAGAAATAGCAGCGGTACCGCTCCTATCGACACAAATCCGGGCAACGACATTATGGTTACAACCGCTGGCACCTACACCATTATTCTGGATCTGAATAATAAGACCTACTCTTTGAAGCAGTAG
- a CDS encoding cellulase family glycosylhydrolase yields the protein MNKSFITLLFCLVWGAVAHTAVAQRTAQRKQGDVYVDKQGVLRWQQGKQEVALFGVNYTTPFAYAYRAHQQLGVSHEQAIAQDVYHLSRLGLDAFRVHVWDIEITDTLGNLQDNEHLRLLDYLLAQLKQRGIKAILTPIAYWGNAYPEPNNTGTGFSSIYNKQQAYTNPRAIKAQENYLTQFLNHRNPYTKLLNREDPDIIAFEVCNEPSYHKPEEQVTSFANRMAQAIRATGCRKPVFYNIAENPSVHEAILNANVDGLTFQWYPQGLVSGHTLRGNFLPFVDQYPIPYQKDARFQRRAKMVYEFESADILQPVMYPFMARSFREAGFQWATQFAYDPMVIAYANTEYQTHYLNLAYTPSKAMSLLIASKVFHDVKRNQAFPRYPADSVFDAFHVSYRQGLSEMNTAEEFLYTSTTQTAPRKAVSLQHVAGVGSSPIVAYQGTGAYFLDKLAPGVWRLEVMPDAVALRDPFERTSLQKIVTQIIWNNQPMRVALPDLGTTFTVQGLSEGNTFRATATGGNVVLRPGAYLLASPGKNTAAWTAQTTVSNRKLGEFVAPPPTKLPVQVVHTPVVQATAGQPLEVKAQVTGAEAADSVVLVARSYYGATRTLTMTRPTLLTATATVPAELLRAGLLQYWIVVRKPEQALTFPGGFAGTPRDWDYFHAEHWEVPVVAANAPLTLYNAQADKEQVDVARLARSSYSDYVTSAAGALNLRLLVPTPRSGELANEPGPAIALRAYLGQKLQARATALSGFKELVVKARASQPGANVKLVLATKEAAAYSAAVPVSEEMREIRVPLASLQPDALLLIPRPYPSFLPFAFQTTAAPKPLTLSDIEVLQLIVVAGPDGTAPSLDIESVRLE from the coding sequence ATGAACAAGAGCTTTATCACCCTGCTATTCTGCTTGGTGTGGGGTGCCGTTGCACATACTGCCGTGGCGCAGCGCACCGCCCAGCGCAAGCAAGGCGACGTGTACGTGGATAAGCAAGGCGTGCTGCGCTGGCAGCAAGGCAAACAGGAAGTGGCCTTATTCGGGGTAAACTATACCACGCCGTTTGCCTATGCGTATCGGGCGCACCAGCAGCTAGGCGTGTCGCACGAGCAGGCCATTGCCCAGGACGTGTACCATCTTTCCCGCCTCGGTCTGGATGCCTTTCGGGTGCACGTGTGGGATATTGAAATCACTGACACGCTCGGCAACCTCCAGGATAATGAGCATCTGCGCCTGCTCGATTACCTGCTGGCGCAGCTCAAGCAGCGTGGTATCAAAGCCATCCTGACGCCCATTGCCTACTGGGGTAATGCCTACCCCGAGCCAAACAACACGGGGACAGGCTTTTCTAGCATCTACAACAAGCAGCAGGCTTATACCAATCCGCGAGCCATCAAGGCGCAGGAGAACTACCTCACGCAGTTTCTGAACCACCGCAACCCCTACACCAAGCTGCTCAACCGCGAGGACCCCGACATCATTGCGTTTGAGGTGTGCAACGAACCTAGCTACCACAAACCCGAGGAGCAGGTGACCTCATTTGCCAACCGCATGGCGCAGGCCATTCGGGCGACGGGTTGCCGCAAGCCAGTTTTCTATAACATCGCCGAAAATCCGAGCGTACACGAAGCCATTTTGAACGCGAATGTGGATGGGCTGACCTTCCAGTGGTATCCGCAGGGGCTGGTAAGCGGGCACACTTTGCGCGGTAATTTTCTGCCTTTCGTCGACCAGTACCCGATTCCTTACCAGAAAGATGCTCGTTTTCAGCGCCGGGCGAAGATGGTGTACGAGTTTGAGTCGGCCGATATTTTGCAGCCGGTGATGTACCCATTTATGGCTCGCAGCTTCCGCGAAGCAGGATTCCAGTGGGCTACGCAGTTTGCTTACGACCCCATGGTCATAGCGTACGCCAACACGGAATACCAGACCCACTACTTGAACCTAGCCTACACGCCCTCCAAAGCTATGAGCTTACTCATCGCCTCGAAGGTATTTCACGACGTGAAGCGTAACCAGGCTTTCCCTCGTTACCCCGCCGACTCAGTGTTCGACGCCTTCCACGTGAGCTACCGGCAAGGCTTGAGCGAGATGAACACGGCCGAAGAGTTTCTCTATACCAGCACCACCCAAACAGCGCCCCGCAAAGCCGTTAGTCTGCAGCACGTGGCGGGCGTAGGTTCGTCGCCAATTGTAGCGTATCAAGGCACTGGCGCTTACTTCTTGGATAAGCTAGCTCCCGGTGTGTGGCGCCTGGAGGTGATGCCCGATGCCGTGGCGCTGCGTGACCCCTTTGAGCGTACTTCGCTGCAAAAAATCGTCACGCAAATCATATGGAACAACCAGCCTATGCGCGTCGCCCTACCCGACCTAGGTACAACTTTCACCGTGCAGGGCTTGAGCGAGGGTAATACGTTTCGGGCTACCGCCACCGGTGGCAATGTCGTGCTGCGACCTGGCGCCTACTTGCTTGCTAGCCCTGGCAAAAACACGGCTGCCTGGACCGCCCAAACTACTGTGAGTAACCGCAAGCTAGGTGAGTTTGTGGCCCCGCCACCAACTAAACTGCCGGTCCAAGTAGTTCATACACCCGTTGTGCAGGCTACGGCTGGGCAGCCACTAGAGGTGAAAGCACAGGTAACCGGTGCGGAAGCTGCCGACAGCGTAGTACTCGTAGCGCGGTCGTATTACGGTGCCACCCGCACGCTGACCATGACGCGCCCCACGTTGCTGACGGCTACGGCCACCGTACCTGCCGAACTACTGCGCGCGGGTCTGCTTCAGTATTGGATAGTGGTGCGCAAGCCCGAGCAAGCCCTAACTTTCCCCGGTGGCTTTGCCGGTACGCCCCGCGACTGGGACTACTTCCACGCCGAACACTGGGAGGTGCCCGTGGTAGCTGCTAACGCGCCCTTAACTCTCTACAACGCACAAGCCGACAAAGAGCAAGTAGACGTGGCAAGACTCGCCCGCAGCAGCTACAGCGACTACGTAACCAGCGCTGCTGGCGCCTTGAACCTGCGTCTATTGGTACCCACACCCCGTAGCGGTGAGCTCGCCAACGAGCCCGGTCCGGCTATTGCCTTGCGTGCCTACCTAGGTCAGAAGCTCCAAGCGCGTGCGACTGCACTCAGCGGCTTCAAAGAGCTGGTGGTGAAGGCGCGGGCCAGTCAGCCGGGGGCTAATGTGAAGCTAGTGCTGGCAACCAAAGAAGCTGCTGCTTATTCAGCAGCTGTGCCGGTTAGCGAAGAGATGCGCGAAATTCGGGTTCCACTCGCCAGTCTTCAACCCGATGCGTTATTGCTGATCCCGCGGCCATATCCTAGCTTTTTACCGTTCGCTTTCCAGACCACAGCCGCACCAAAGCCTTTGACACTAAGTGACATTGAGGTCCTGCAATTGATTGTAGTAGCCGGCCCCGATGGCACGGCACCTAGCTTAGATATTGAATCGGTTCGCCTAGAATAA
- a CDS encoding N-acetylglucosamine kinase produces MFAHSVFALPMILIADGGSTKSNWCQLDDAGNRIYFNTEGYNPDFVSTEDVLVSLDKNLPDTLPRDQVQRVYYYGAGVSSREKAEKIAKAMRQTFHNAEVHVDHDLLAAAHALLGDEPGFAAILGTGTNSCVYDGEKVSYNVDSLGYFLGDEGSGSFIGKRLLRDYMRKLLPDGLQEIFWETYKLERDDILDRLYNQPLPNRFLASFSRFAYDHNNISYCREIVVEGFQAFFKNIVLHYPNYQSYTFNCIGSVGYNFRDALTQVASEHGMKVGKIIRSPIDDLVTYHTDYKK; encoded by the coding sequence TTGTTTGCCCACTCTGTTTTTGCCTTGCCCATGATCCTTATTGCCGACGGCGGTTCTACCAAAAGCAACTGGTGTCAGCTCGATGACGCCGGAAATCGTATTTACTTCAACACTGAAGGCTATAACCCCGATTTCGTTTCGACGGAAGACGTGCTGGTATCACTCGACAAAAACCTTCCTGACACCTTACCGCGCGACCAAGTGCAACGCGTGTACTACTACGGCGCCGGCGTATCGTCGCGGGAAAAGGCAGAGAAAATTGCCAAAGCCATGCGCCAGACGTTCCACAACGCCGAGGTGCACGTCGACCACGACTTGCTGGCCGCAGCCCATGCCCTGCTCGGCGACGAGCCAGGCTTTGCAGCTATCCTCGGCACGGGCACCAACTCCTGCGTGTACGATGGCGAGAAAGTCTCTTACAACGTCGATTCACTGGGCTATTTCCTGGGTGACGAAGGCAGCGGCTCCTTCATCGGCAAGCGCCTGCTGCGCGACTACATGCGCAAGCTGCTGCCCGATGGCTTGCAGGAAATCTTCTGGGAAACCTACAAGCTGGAGCGCGACGACATCTTAGATCGGCTCTACAACCAGCCGTTGCCCAACCGCTTCCTGGCTAGCTTCTCCCGGTTCGCCTACGACCACAACAACATCAGCTACTGCCGCGAGATTGTAGTAGAAGGCTTCCAGGCGTTCTTCAAGAACATTGTGCTGCACTATCCTAATTACCAGTCGTACACCTTCAACTGTATTGGCTCGGTAGGCTACAACTTCCGCGACGCGCTGACGCAGGTGGCCAGCGAGCACGGCATGAAGGTCGGCAAGATCATCCGCTCCCCTATTGATGATTTGGTGACGTACCACACGGATTACAAGAAGTAG